The following coding sequences lie in one Methanothermobacter sp. MT-2 genomic window:
- a CDS encoding predicted ABC transporter, permease component, which translates to MMNTGEEVTLLPSLGEFAVLDVNDPQGIIRDEINPDVVSVHTTDARSPMGRSLLLVESDGLPFNAMLFLDSSTPMSNIVKDEVESAVDRSSQKITSQIMASMERKEANIREETVGESLPLKLINKVMVAILLVLPLFLFGNLIIDSIVGEKERKTGESLIAMPISRSHIILGKSMAVIVIMAIQLIIWMIIIMASGFRIPNAPLIYLILVLTAVPVVGLTSLVAVYSKNYKEAGIGITFVYIIVIGFLIVPALVYVSQGRGVGPLILIMKLLGSENITISNMLLTFSGLVVSSIIFYGLALWLFERDDILFGPRPGVLKLLRGLL; encoded by the coding sequence ATGATGAATACCGGGGAGGAGGTTACATTACTCCCATCACTTGGTGAATTCGCAGTTTTAGATGTTAATGATCCGCAAGGGATTATTAGAGATGAAATCAACCCTGATGTGGTCAGTGTACATACTACAGATGCCCGGTCACCAATGGGACGTTCGCTCCTTCTTGTTGAGTCTGATGGATTACCATTTAATGCAATGTTATTCCTTGATAGTTCAACTCCAATGAGTAACATTGTAAAAGATGAGGTGGAAAGTGCGGTTGACAGATCTTCCCAGAAGATCACCAGTCAGATCATGGCTTCTATGGAAAGGAAGGAGGCTAATATTAGAGAGGAAACTGTGGGGGAATCATTACCATTAAAACTTATAAATAAGGTGATGGTGGCGATACTCCTTGTTTTACCATTGTTCCTTTTTGGTAATCTTATTATTGACAGTATTGTGGGTGAAAAGGAGAGGAAGACAGGAGAATCGCTTATTGCAATGCCAATATCTAGGAGTCATATAATCTTGGGAAAATCGATGGCGGTTATAGTAATAATGGCCATCCAGTTAATCATCTGGATGATTATAATAATGGCTAGTGGATTCAGAATTCCTAACGCGCCCCTGATATATCTGATTCTTGTCTTAACAGCTGTTCCAGTTGTGGGACTTACGAGTCTTGTTGCTGTTTATTCAAAGAATTACAAAGAAGCCGGTATAGGTATAACCTTTGTTTATATAATAGTTATAGGTTTTCTTATAGTTCCTGCGCTTGTCTATGTTTCCCAGGGGCGTGGTGTGGGCCCTTTGATCCTTATAATGAAACTTCTTGGTTCGGAGAATATAACAATATCTAATATGCTATTAACGTTTTCAGGTTTGGTTGTTAGTAGTATAATATTTTATGGTTTGGCATTATGGCTTTTTGAGAGGGATGATATATTATTTGGTCCTCGTCCAGGGGTTTTAAAGTTGTTAAGGGGTCTTTTATGA
- a CDS encoding ABC transporter ATP-binding protein: MIEVESVRKSFGKILALDDISFRVDKGELLGVIGPNGAGKTTAIRIIACILHPDKGSVKVAGLDVTQEPIKVKSMIGYLPEEPNLYERFTPRNLLRYFGELYGVPRHVLNHRIDELLQLVGMEDRADDQINTFSKGLRQRVGIARALIHDPPILILDEPTMGLDPATATSIREFIRGLKGDKTMILCTHYMEEADYLCDRVAILNQGRILDVGTPQELKSKIKGDLALEIYLVDPSRVNLDLLEELRGVKNIRLDGNKMEVSLQERDIIPNIIRMLEGNVYSVNTRETTLDDVFIEMVHGDELDYN; the protein is encoded by the coding sequence ATGATAGAAGTTGAATCAGTTAGAAAAAGCTTTGGAAAGATATTAGCATTAGATGATATAAGTTTCCGCGTGGATAAAGGCGAACTATTAGGGGTTATAGGCCCCAATGGTGCTGGTAAAACCACGGCCATAAGGATAATTGCCTGTATATTACATCCAGATAAGGGCAGTGTTAAAGTTGCTGGATTAGATGTTACCCAGGAACCTATCAAAGTTAAGTCGATGATAGGTTATCTCCCAGAGGAGCCAAACCTTTATGAACGATTCACTCCCCGGAACCTCCTGAGATATTTTGGTGAATTATATGGGGTTCCAAGGCATGTTCTCAATCATAGAATAGATGAATTACTCCAACTTGTAGGGATGGAGGATAGGGCGGATGATCAGATAAACACGTTTTCCAAGGGTTTAAGGCAACGTGTGGGTATAGCTAGGGCCCTTATACATGATCCTCCAATTCTTATATTGGACGAGCCTACAATGGGCCTTGACCCGGCCACTGCAACATCTATAAGAGAATTTATAAGGGGACTTAAGGGTGATAAGACAATGATACTTTGCACGCATTACATGGAAGAGGCTGACTATCTCTGTGATAGGGTGGCGATTTTGAATCAGGGCCGTATATTAGATGTTGGCACGCCCCAAGAGCTTAAATCAAAAATAAAGGGTGATTTGGCGTTGGAGATATACCTTGTTGATCCTTCTAGGGTTAACTTGGATCTTTTAGAAGAGTTGCGTGGTGTGAAGAATATAAGATTGGATGGGAATAAAATGGAGGTTTCACTCCAGGAGCGAGATATTATCCCCAATATTATAAGGATGTTGGAGGGAAATGTGTATTCTGTTAATACGAGAGAGACTACCTTGGATGATGTTTTCATAGAAATGGTGCATGGTGATGAGTTGGACTATAACTAA
- a CDS encoding cobalt transport protein CbiN — protein sequence MKSRDKKLLIGGVIIALIIAVLAPFLASPNPDGLESTAEKVKVPETEPAIESPIPDYSIPGLGKTGEVLALIVGTIIVLIIAYGISAALKTGK from the coding sequence ATGAAGAGTCGAGACAAGAAATTACTCATTGGTGGGGTTATCATAGCCCTCATCATAGCAGTACTCGCACCATTTTTAGCATCTCCAAACCCTGATGGACTAGAAAGTACAGCCGAGAAGGTTAAGGTTCCTGAAACAGAACCGGCCATAGAATCACCTATACCAGATTATAGTATACCAGGACTTGGTAAAACAGGTGAAGTGCTTGCATTAATCGTTGGCACCATCATTGTTTTAATCATAGCTTATGGTATAAGTGCAGCGCTTAAAACAGGGAAATAA
- a CDS encoding CBS-domain-containing protein, which produces MKVKELMDKKFILTGPDETLDEVAEKMETYKRFTIPVVDDKKRLIGWITSLNVIRGLREDKKRVSEIMHIPEEIIHVHENDPARLAVLEISKHKVVNLPVLDDEGVIVGIVRALDIVKTLSSLYEIKVYKIFEAMSQELKGISWDELMEAAAIITRRRTGERITAAEYEERIKKSTFGEAIWATGGLEKFFVGLIAIGELVIARKVARARR; this is translated from the coding sequence TGAAAGTTAAAGAGCTTATGGATAAAAAATTTATCTTAACAGGCCCGGATGAAACTCTAGATGAAGTAGCAGAGAAAATGGAAACATATAAAAGATTCACCATACCAGTAGTAGACGATAAAAAAAGGCTAATAGGATGGATAACATCCCTTAATGTTATCAGGGGGCTTAGAGAGGATAAAAAAAGAGTATCGGAGATTATGCACATCCCAGAGGAGATCATACACGTACATGAGAATGACCCGGCAAGACTAGCAGTTTTAGAAATTTCAAAACACAAGGTTGTTAACCTACCAGTATTGGATGATGAAGGTGTCATTGTTGGAATTGTAAGAGCATTGGACATTGTAAAAACATTATCTAGCTTGTATGAGATCAAGGTTTACAAGATCTTTGAGGCCATGTCCCAGGAGTTAAAGGGTATAAGTTGGGATGAGCTCATGGAAGCGGCTGCTATAATCACAAGAAGAAGAACTGGTGAAAGAATAACAGCTGCAGAATATGAGGAAAGGATAAAAAAATCAACATTTGGAGAGGCCATATGGGCGACTGGCGGACTTGAAAAATTCTTCGTCGGACTTATAGCTATTGGAGAGCTTGTTATAGCCAGGAAAGTGGCTAGAGCTAGAAGATAG
- a CDS encoding cobalt transport protein, with protein sequence MHIPDGFIPFPQYIIYWIIAIIALYFSVRWASTKLEERQIPLFAVLAAGIFAIQAMNVPIPWGTSGHMVGAALIAIIFASPWAAVLLLSIVLILQGLIFGDGGITALGANILNMGIIGGFVGYYLFKGTKGLGEIPAVFIASWASIFLAAIACAIEMWMAGTFPLGLGLQFMGLYHAVIGIIEGVLTVVIVLAVQNARPDLFSFKDWGKEKAEVLSK encoded by the coding sequence TTGCATATACCAGATGGTTTCATACCATTTCCCCAGTATATCATTTACTGGATAATAGCAATAATAGCACTCTATTTCAGTGTACGATGGGCCAGCACTAAACTCGAAGAAAGACAAATACCACTCTTCGCAGTATTGGCAGCTGGTATATTCGCTATACAAGCAATGAACGTCCCAATACCCTGGGGTACAAGTGGACATATGGTAGGCGCAGCACTCATCGCCATAATATTCGCAAGTCCATGGGCCGCAGTCCTATTATTGTCAATTGTACTCATACTCCAAGGCCTAATATTTGGTGATGGTGGCATAACCGCATTAGGGGCTAACATCCTCAACATGGGTATCATAGGAGGATTTGTAGGATACTACCTATTCAAGGGGACTAAAGGACTAGGAGAAATACCAGCAGTTTTCATAGCATCATGGGCGTCAATATTCTTGGCAGCGATAGCATGTGCAATAGAAATGTGGATGGCAGGTACATTCCCACTAGGACTTGGATTACAGTTCATGGGATTATACCATGCAGTTATAGGAATCATAGAGGGAGTTTTAACTGTAGTGATTGTTTTAGCAGTTCAAAATGCCCGACCCGACCTGTTCTCATTTAAAGATTGGGGAAAAGAAAAGGCCGAGGTGTTATCTAAATGA
- a CDS encoding predicted cobalt transport protein produces the protein MEDLITIERESLKESPVHRLDGRIKIIISLIMIVYAVNTSDLLILFIMEVYLLLLLSFSRIPLSYTLKRLFLILPFGGFIALFQLFIRSGDIIWTGPFGIHVTMQGLLFGILLFSKITVSITAIILLSSTTPMQELTNSMRGMRIPHTFVMLLNLTIRYLFFFYDELERIKNAQKTRCFDIWNKNTGYTWRLRKIGETIAMIFLRAYEQGEKAYLSMLSRGYSQKSQMYHEKSPLKRADILFIIMNITFIILLYYIQISI, from the coding sequence ATGGAAGATCTTATCACAATAGAAAGGGAAAGTTTGAAGGAAAGTCCTGTTCATAGGCTTGATGGACGCATAAAAATAATAATAAGTCTAATTATGATAGTCTATGCGGTAAATACCTCTGATCTTCTAATCCTTTTTATAATGGAGGTCTATCTTCTACTTTTATTATCATTTTCTAGGATACCATTATCCTACACACTAAAGAGACTGTTTCTGATTTTACCATTCGGCGGATTCATCGCCCTATTCCAGTTATTCATAAGATCTGGTGACATCATATGGACCGGACCCTTCGGGATTCATGTGACCATGCAAGGACTACTATTTGGGATTCTATTGTTCTCAAAGATAACTGTGAGTATAACAGCAATAATATTACTTTCTTCAACAACACCAATGCAGGAACTTACAAATTCAATGAGGGGTATGCGAATACCTCACACATTTGTCATGCTCCTAAATCTAACTATAAGATACCTATTCTTTTTCTATGATGAGCTGGAAAGGATAAAAAATGCCCAGAAAACCAGATGCTTCGACATATGGAATAAAAACACCGGATACACATGGAGACTCAGGAAAATCGGGGAAACAATCGCCATGATATTCCTACGCGCCTATGAACAAGGAGAGAAAGCCTATCTAAGCATGTTAAGTCGCGGATATTCCCAGAAAAGTCAAATGTACCATGAAAAATCTCCACTAAAAAGAGCCGACATCCTATTCATAATCATGAACATCACATTCATAATACTACTCTACTATATCCAAATCTCAATATAA
- a CDS encoding UBA/THIF-type NAD/FAD binding protein has product MPKRYEGLAYWEIITRQMGFLKKNEQLKLKKSKITVIGCGGIGGAAIEMLTRMGVGSLSIIDKDNFNISNINRQIMSTFHNIGKSKVAVGKERIWKINPFTKIKTFNGKVTEDNANTLIKNSDIVIDAMDNIISRVIVSRECKKLRIPFIHGAVHASRGQITVFGDETPSYEEVFMLPSKDLKLTSEVKEKVQRLEGEIPPVIGPAPNIVGCIESFEALKLLTGKGGVIWAPKLLTFDLLRDDPFKLVEL; this is encoded by the coding sequence ATGCCGAAGAGATATGAAGGTTTAGCTTATTGGGAGATAATAACTAGACAGATGGGTTTTTTGAAAAAGAATGAACAATTAAAGTTAAAAAAGAGTAAGATCACAGTAATTGGATGTGGTGGTATTGGGGGCGCCGCCATTGAAATGTTAACTAGAATGGGTGTAGGTTCATTATCCATCATAGATAAGGACAACTTTAATATATCGAATATCAACAGGCAGATCATGAGCACTTTTCACAATATTGGAAAATCAAAGGTCGCTGTTGGCAAGGAAAGAATATGGAAAATAAACCCATTCACTAAAATCAAGACTTTTAATGGCAAAGTTACCGAAGACAATGCAAATACCCTCATAAAAAATAGTGATATCGTGATCGATGCCATGGACAACATCATATCCCGTGTTATAGTTAGCAGAGAGTGCAAAAAATTAAGGATACCATTTATACACGGGGCCGTACACGCTTCAAGAGGCCAGATAACAGTATTTGGAGATGAAACACCATCCTATGAAGAAGTTTTCATGTTGCCTTCAAAAGATCTTAAATTAACAAGTGAAGTTAAAGAAAAAGTTCAACGTTTAGAAGGTGAAATTCCACCGGTTATAGGCCCCGCGCCGAATATTGTTGGTTGTATAGAATCATTCGAAGCTTTAAAGCTTTTAACGGGTAAGGGTGGTGTTATCTGGGCTCCTAAACTTTTAACTTTTGATCTTTTAAGGGATGACCCATTTAAGCTCGTGGAATTATAA
- a CDS encoding glutamine synthetase — translation MDDKIEKIMEKVDECDIKFVRLQFVDIHGAAKNMAIPLMRPDQLEDIIKEGILFDGSSIEGFVDINESDLVLKPEPETFSTLPWRPEEKGVCRFICDVYWPDGKPFEGDPRYVLKRVLSKYEKLGYEYNVGPEPEFFILDYDSEGNIIPLDTGAYFDVEPIDQGTDFRRKLVMDLEALGFDIEVSHHEVAPGQHEIDFKFDKALKTADAVITFKQAIKAIVDKMGYLVTFMPKPFFGENGSGMHCHQSLFKGGENIFYDPDTPTQLSEKAMYFIGGLLEHSRALSAICAPTVNSYKRLVPGYEAPVYIAYGFKNRSTLIRIPASRGKGTRVEFRAPDPSCNPYLAFAAMLEAGMDGVKNKIDPGEPVEFDVFRLSMKELEEMGIKTLPSSLWEAYHSLEEDEVIKSAIGDHIYEKFMEIKHKEWDEYRIQVFKYEIEKYLNI, via the coding sequence ATGGATGATAAAATCGAAAAAATCATGGAAAAAGTAGACGAATGCGACATAAAATTCGTTAGACTACAATTTGTGGACATACACGGAGCTGCGAAAAACATGGCCATACCCCTCATGAGGCCAGATCAACTAGAAGACATTATAAAAGAAGGCATATTATTTGACGGATCCTCAATCGAAGGCTTCGTGGACATAAACGAAAGCGACCTAGTACTAAAACCAGAACCCGAAACATTCTCCACATTACCTTGGAGACCAGAAGAAAAAGGTGTGTGCAGATTCATATGCGACGTATACTGGCCAGATGGAAAACCATTCGAAGGCGATCCAAGATACGTCCTAAAAAGAGTCCTATCCAAATATGAAAAATTAGGATATGAATATAATGTGGGCCCAGAACCAGAATTTTTCATACTAGACTATGATAGTGAAGGAAACATAATACCCCTCGACACTGGCGCATACTTCGATGTTGAACCAATAGACCAAGGAACCGACTTCAGAAGAAAACTAGTAATGGACTTGGAAGCCCTAGGCTTCGACATTGAAGTAAGCCACCATGAAGTGGCCCCAGGACAACACGAAATAGACTTCAAGTTTGACAAAGCTTTAAAGACTGCGGATGCAGTTATAACATTTAAGCAGGCGATAAAAGCAATAGTAGATAAGATGGGCTACCTTGTAACTTTCATGCCAAAACCATTCTTCGGAGAAAATGGAAGCGGCATGCACTGCCACCAGTCGCTCTTCAAAGGTGGTGAAAACATATTCTATGACCCTGACACTCCAACGCAATTATCAGAAAAGGCAATGTATTTCATAGGGGGGTTGCTGGAACATTCAAGGGCATTATCTGCGATATGCGCCCCAACAGTCAACTCATATAAGAGACTAGTCCCAGGATATGAAGCGCCAGTCTATATAGCATATGGCTTCAAAAACCGATCAACACTCATAAGGATACCCGCATCCCGTGGTAAAGGTACCCGTGTTGAATTCAGGGCCCCGGACCCATCCTGCAACCCCTATCTTGCATTCGCTGCCATGTTAGAAGCTGGAATGGATGGTGTGAAAAACAAGATAGACCCTGGAGAACCAGTTGAATTCGATGTATTCAGACTAAGCATGAAAGAACTTGAAGAGATGGGTATAAAAACGTTACCATCAAGTTTATGGGAGGCATACCATTCACTTGAAGAAGACGAAGTCATAAAATCAGCTATCGGAGATCACATCTACGAAAAGTTCATGGAAATAAAACATAAAGAATGGGACGAATACAGAATCCAAGTATTCAAGTATGAAATAGAAAAATACCTCAACATCTAA